The following proteins are encoded in a genomic region of Cryptococcus gattii WM276 chromosome I, complete sequence:
- a CDS encoding DNA repair protein RAD5, putative (Similar to TIGR gene model, INSD accession AAW45823.1), with protein MASINGVSSSPVASTANGNRSQPHTSNDTSIQPPSLRSQESIDLTGDDSSGDELVETPTHGEASIIRSPKTSGSLFSSVHNARPPKDDSSSASLHAPSSRKLPFTIDQRPSAFSNDGITYAGSSTKSPSASASFGTMPAGPNLAGFGQYASQPSVSGWTSGESSSNYLNGNDSTGAFYVNGTDASSAIDLTNRNIPSPPSIDEKKPLCIGSLRSNALMLYPCPAVVVGAQPPPGSKERYDLVVYRGVEFVKVKLKYRAAGTLARKDDPNSVLQRDTIQVLTPSLTTYVGDLDSRVAVHLANLMSRGLCRLEGFVPRLHPDAPQFQVRVDVLVFTLPSNVQYIASFLAGYNLFLLDPIPPYDPARHSDHPLYQNGHGSGEAAMQLLAYAQRRVMGMSGNMGSEFVFSDKEREKATQIEVQRKQVDEVFKSLDNGTELEQSDPGPLIKTDLFPHQRKALTFFLTREQDSSCLKQCKKTAKKALRKKRGHTADAEAEEEKTKEKEKKKDEEDGGNSLWEPVKDDKGKIRSWKNKITGKDLRGKKGKPAESKGALLADDMGLGKTLSVVSLIAATRSSARKYARTKLESITSTNETSDEESDIKAGDFKTRIFGMPSVDEQIAADTANRKRKRDEDLFKNLSARRSRITTRSKATLLITPMSTIANWEDQIKEHWNGPVEIVGGASGVMPPKKIERKWKPPKGKGQESSDDDDLENFDLLRIYIYHGPSRRPDPKFISEFDVVITSYNTLANEFSKQNGTYDTETNTPGETANNSGDEGAESKKIIDSEIKPAEVAALMKGGKKGKGKVKTGDQTSPLQAIDWFRVVLDEAHYIKTASTVASQAACYLEADRRVALSGTPIQNKIEDVWALFKFLRISPVDDKDIFTSYISSPCKYGEQIGIARLQLVMRCCTLRRTKESTHEDGSKILNLPPRSERQMWLTLREDERKVYDERASKAKDKFGELKANNEVSKMYVNMLQEVLRLRQICNHVDLAMEGPVEEDYDGTVMDYEVAVQGIERNGLTQPRAVAVVCSMKEGEGATCTSCGLDFGDWFPWVGVGGVEEEKEKPKVKKMPTKPLLTKCLHLYCLVCFKAQVYPEYSKRMKGTLARSCHCCNTMIRLPSDVIEVIPPDSADASEQAVAEQAPLKRAVRKKYIRPPGEKLNLSTKMQFLHDELLRFSKKNPHSAHYDPFSLEGDDVEEMDAEGKPVVTKSIVFSQWTTMLDRIADMLDETNIRYARLDGTMTRDERSRAIDALRHKKNVEVLLVSTRAGGVGLNLTVASRCYLVDPYWNPSVESQAIDRIHRMGQTRPVVAIKLMIKDSIEEKLDKIQKKKAELAQLSLKNMSRKELMAQKSEELASLFN; from the exons ATGGCGTCTATCAATGGGGTATCCTCATCGCCCGTCGCGTCAACTGCCAATGGAAATCGCTCTCAGCCTCACACTTCGAACGACACATCAATCCAGCCACCCTCTCTACGAAGCCAGGAATCAATAGACCTTACTGGAGATGATTCAAGCGGGGATGAACTCGTAGAAACGCCTACGCATGGAGAAGCATCCATCATACGGTCGCCCAAAACCTCAGGTTCTTTGTTCTCGTCTGTCCACAACGCACGACCCCCTAAAGACGACTCCTCTTCCGCCAGTTTACACGCCCCGTCCTCAAGGAAATTACCGTTTACAATCGATCAACGGCCATCAGCATTCAGTAATGATGGAATCACGTACGCAGGGTCCAGTACCAAGTCTCCGTCTGCTTCTGCGTCGTTTGGAACAATGCCGGCTGGTCCAAATCTGGCTGGTTTTGGTCAGTACGCATCGCAGCCTTCTGTGTCCGGATGGACATCTGGAGAATCTTCATCAAATTATCTGAATGGCAATGACAGCACAGGTGCCTTTTATGTCAATGGCACAGACGCTTCTTCTGCTATCGACTTGACCAATCGAAACATACCATCTCCGCCGTCCATAGACGAAAAGAAGCCTCTTTGCATCGGATCGCTCAGGTCTAATGCCTTGATGTTGTATCCCTGTCCTGCAGTTGTGGTTGGAGCGCAACCTCCTCCCGGAAGTAAGGAAAGATACGATTTGGTGGTGTATCGAGGCGTTGAGTTCGTAAAGGTCAAGCTCAAG TACCGTGCTGCTGGTACTCTTGCCAGGAAGGATGATCCAAATTCTGTCCTACAGCGAGATACCATTCAGGTCTTGACTC CTTCTCTAACCACTTACGTTGGGGACCTCGACTCACGAGTTGCTGTGCATCTTGCTAACCTCATGTCTCGAGGTCTCTGTAGGTTGGAAGGATTTGTACCTCGCCTTCATCCGGATGCT CCCCAGTTCCAAGTTCGCGTGGATGTTCTTGTTTTCACACTCCCTTCTAACGTACAATACATTGCCAGTTTTCTAGCGGGCTATaatctctttctccttgatcCTATACCTCCTTACGACCCTGCTCGACATTCCGACCACCCCCTATACCAGAACGGCCATGGAAGTGGTGAAGCGGCGATGCAACTTTTGGCGTATGCTCAAAGACGAGTCATGGGAATGTCAGGCAATATGGGATCAGAATTCGTCTTCTCAGACAAGGAGCGAGAGAAGGCTACGCAAATCGAGGTCCAGAGAAAACAGGTTGATGAAGTTTTCAAAAGCTTAGATAACGGGACAGAGTTGGAACAGAGTGATCCAG GCCCCTTGATCAAAACTGATCTCTTCCCTCATCAACGCAAAGCATTAACGTTTTTCCTTACTCGAGAGCAAGACTCTTCCTGCTTAAAACAATGTAAAAAGACCGCCAAGAAAGCATtaagaaagaagagaggtCATACCGCAGATGCTGAAGCCGAAGAGGAAAAGacgaaggagaaggagaagaagaaggatgaagaggatggaggaaaTTCTTTATGGGAGCCGGTCAAAGATGACAAGGGCAAGATTAGGTCATGGAAGAATAAGATCACAGGTAAAGACCTACGAGGCAAGAAGGGAAAACCTGCGGAGAGCAAGGGAGCTCTGTTAGCTGATGAT ATGGGTCTTGGCAAGACTCTATCTGTCGTATCTCTCATCGCTGCCACTCGAAGCTCTGCTAGGAAATACGCTAGGACCAAACTCGAGTCGATAACTTCTACCAACGAGACTAGCGACGAAGAATCTGACATTAAGGCCGGTGATTTTAAGACTAGAATCTTTGGGATGCCGTCTGTTGATGAGCAAATTGCTGCGGATACCGCCAACAGGAAGCGCAAGCGTGACGAGGATCTCTTCAAAAACCTCTCCGCTCGTCGCTCTCGCATTACGACCCGTTCGAAAGCCACTTTGCTTATTACCCCCATGTCGACTATTGCGAACTGGGAAGATCAAATCAAAGAACACTGGAATGGACCTGTAGAGATTGTCGGTGGAGCATCGGGGGTGATGCCGCCCAAAAAGATTGAACGCAAGTGGAAGCCTCCCAAGGGTAAAGGACAAGAATCGTCGGACGATGATGATCTCGAAAACTTTGATCTGCTTCGAATTTACATTTATCATGGCCCATCACGCCGCCCTGATCCCAAGTTCATCTCTGAATTTGATGTCGTAATCACTTCATACAACACCCTTGCTAACGAGTTCTCTAAGCAGAATGGCACTTATGATACCGAAACCAACACTCCTGGAGAAACAGCAAATAACAGCGGAGATGAGGGAGCTGAGAGCAAAAAGATAATTGATTCAGAGATCAAGCCTGCCGAGGTCGCTGCGTTGATGAAGGGTGGtaagaaaggaaaagggaaagtCAAGACAGGAGATCAGACCAGTCCTTTACAGGCTATTGACTGGTTCAGGGTCGTTCTTGACGAAGCTCA CTATATCAAGACGGCGTCTACTGTCGCTTCCCAAGCTGCCTGTTATCTTGAAGCCGACCGTCGTGTAGCCCTCTCCGGTACTCCCATCCAAAACAAGATTGAAGATGTTTGGGCGCTTTTCAAGTTTTTACGCATTAGTCCTGTGGACGACAAGGATATCTTCACTTCATACATTTCTTCGCCCTGCAAATATGGCGAGCAAATTGGTATAGCAAGGCTACAGCTCGTCATGCGTTGTTGTACTCTTCGTAGAACGAAGGAGTCTACTCACGAAGATGGCTCCAAGATCCTCAACCTCCCCCCTCGAAGCGAACGACAGATGTGGCTCACTCTACGAGAAGACGAACGCAAGGTCTACGATGAACGAGCGAGCAAAGCTAAAGACAAGTTCGGTGAACTTAAAGCGAACAACGAAGTTAGCAAGATGTACGTCAATATGCTTCAAGAAGTTCTTCGTTTGCGACAGATCTGCAACCATGTTGATCTTGCTATGGAAGGGCCAGTGGAGGAAGACTATGATGGTACGGTTATGGATTACGAAGTGGCTGTACAGGGTATTGAGCGAAATGGTCTTACTCAACCAAGGGCGGTAGCAGTGGTGTGTTCAatgaaagaaggagagggtgCCACATGCACCTCTTGTGGGCTCGACTTTGGAGATTGGTTCCCCTGGGTGGGTGTGGGTGGTGTcgaagaggaaaaggagaagcCCAAGGTGAAAAAGATGCCCACGAAACCTCTTTTGACAAAATGTCTTCATCTCTATT GTCTAGTATGCTTCAAAGCTCAAGTTTACCCGGAATATTCAAAGCGCATGAAAGGCACTCTTGCGCGATCCTGTCACTGCTGCAACACGATGATCCGTCTACCGAGCGACGTCATTGAAGTCATCCCTCCAGACTCCGCAGATGCATCGGAGCAAGCTGTGGCGGAGCAAGCTCCTCTCAAGAGGGCAGTTCGCAAGAAGTACATAAGGCCTCCTGGAGAAAAGCTCAACCTGTCGACCAAGATGCAATTCTTACATGACGAATTGCTGCGATTCTCAAAGAAGAACCCACACTCGGCTCATTATGATCCGTTTTCACTGGAAGGAGACGATGTGGAGGAAATGGACGCTGAAGGCAAACCCGTTGTAACTAAGAGCATCGTTTT CTCTCAATGGACCACTATGCTTGATCG AATTGCCGATATGCTTGACGAGACTAACATCCGATACGCTCGATTAGACGGTACTATGACTCGAGACGAACGTTCCAGAGCCATCGATGCTCTCAGGCATAAAAAAAACGTTGAGGTCTTACTGGTGTCCACGAGAGCTGGTGGTGTTGGATTGAATTTAACCGTCGCATCCAGATGTTACCTTGTGGATCCCTACTGGAATCCATCGGTTGAATCCCAGGCGATTGATCGCATTCATCGAATGGGCCAGACACGGCCGGTCGTTGCTATAAAGCTTATGATCAAGGATTCCATCGAGGAAAAACTCGACAAGAtacagaagaagaaggcagagTTAGCCCAGCTTTCTTTGAAGAATATGAGCAGGAAAGAGCTCATGGCGCAGAAG TCGGAGGAACTTGCCAGTTTGTTTAATTGA
- a CDS encoding Hypothetical Protein (Similar to TIGR gene model, INSD accession AAW45826.1) → MVIATPSADTDTPPNTSITTPATQTPSHEDLVEAILDPIDNVVADFVDTSSLTSTDVKDDPILSSIAQKQAQETIKNKPKATFKAKPAPGSTHKENVAPRMTKTAALRLGLNWDDVKPKRKVAEETEEGKETPGYKRTGLNIKVASLAAPSVTPRPTRTSQLRTGVQVTPQSNKKDPQAMAAANKSREMEEKERRRKTIALPTSLAAPSITPRQNKSSMLRMGVKSPQSVSSVPSTTQTMSTAGHGDELNGKREDGGLKPKLPRYSEIPPLKSLGTPSITPRLNKAALLRAPHSFHSSVSHSPSPSSSIPRGHSPSSSMSSNPRSSFAASGVTNRASNRSPTSKGGPASPTVGARATRSSLLRAAQGAKVPKAVSSGV, encoded by the exons ATGGTCATCGCAACCCCCTCTGCCGACACTGACACTCCCCCAAACACTTCCATCACTACTCCCGCCACCCAGACACCAAGTCACGAAGACCTCGTTGAGGCCATTCTCGATCCGATTGACAACGTCGTAGCCGACTTTGTTGACACCTCTTCGCTGACTTCTACGGACGTGAAGGATGATCCTATACTGTCGTCAATTGCCCAGAAACAAGCGCAAGAGACCATTAAAAATAAACCAAAGGCAACGTTTAAGGCGAAGCCGGCTCCCGGCAGCACTCATAAAGAGAATGTTGCTCCTAGGATGACTAAAACTGCGGCGTTGAGGCTGGGTTTGAATTGGGATGATGTGAAACCTAAGAGAAAAGTGGCAGAGGAAAcagaggaagggaaggagaCACCAGGATATAAGAGAACGGGACTGAATATC AAAGTAGCTTCCTTGGCCGCCCCTTCAGTTACTCCTCGGCCGACAAGGACTTCTCAGCTTAGGACAGGTGTGCAAGTAACTCCACAGAGTAACAAAAAGGACCCTCAGGCAATGGCCGCTGCCAATAAATCTCGTgaaatggaagagaaagaacGCAGAAGAAAAACGATCGCTTTGCCCACCAGTCTCGCCGCCCCGTCCATC ACACCGAGGCAAAACAAGTCCTCCATGCTCCGTATGGGTGTCAAATCTCCCCAATCAGTCTCGAGTGTTCCTTCCACGACGCAAACCATGTCAACTGCGGGACATGGCGACGAACTAAAcgggaagagagaagatggagggCTTAAGCCCAAGCTTCCTCGATATTCCGAAATTCCGCCACTTAAAAGTCTGGGCACACCTAGTATC ACGCCAAGGTTGAATAAAGCAGCCCTGCTCCGAGCTCCTCATTCATTCCACTCTTCAGTCTCACACTCGCCATCGCCATCATCCTCCATACCTAGGGGGCATAGCCCCAGTAGCTCCATGTCGTCCAATCCAAGATCTTCTTTTGCGGCCTCGGGCGTAACCAACAGAGCGTCTAACCGGTCCCCCACAAGCAAAGGAGGGCCAGCTTCCCCTACTGTTGGAGCACGAGCTACCAGATCGAGTCTGTTGAGAGCCGCACAAGGGGCCAAAGTACCCAAAGCTGTATCATCCGGAGTTTGA
- a CDS encoding Extracellular elastinolytic metalloproteinase precursor, putative (Similar to TIGR gene model, INSD accession AAW45825.1) encodes MRSSALIALLPLLATLTAARPHHHEHKHSASRTRKSLSFGPVHSHASFEVLTEAAPVIESRQLKDEPMDVIRVAQTFLRSQLGTQEGEGFYIRDDGYTDSRTGVTHIFARQLLNGLEVSDGDINLNIDRDGRIMSFGNSFHPGSAPDLSAVHSSSSGETERVCATLRQQLDEYKAHLAELKGETGVWGLVKSAAEVVLGSSMPQGEVDHHEIKKTIKSMSLIENHLQAVCHRPTASTQSMLSPVDAVVSLLPRLSPNDDLEDISPLELTSTPHHTLKPKPAFAEPPTEVISGAALSKAGVVSDVPARLMYTQVSEGAPRLVWKCEVEMKDSWYEAYVDVFSGELIRVVDWASDYDIDELIKKIEMTNGGKQKPLPGPPENAKPYSYLVFPWGVNDPLCGNLSVETEPWDTVASPLGWHMFPNSANPWDVTIPGQHTNHTHTVFNTTAGNNAIAQENWEGRNNFLLNYRPMNDSHMFMHEYGEPEGLAPKEYVDMIITQLFYTANMYHDLLYRLGFNEVSGNFQAYNFGLGGKGGDPVVCNAQDGSGYNNANFLTPPDGQAPRMRMYIWDTATPYRDGDLEAGIVIHEYSHGLSTRLTGGPANSGCLGYGEAGGMGEGWGDAIATLVRQVEEHRNFENGTDVFPMGSWAANTPKGIRNYLYTTDPTVNPSTYKTLDKPGYWGVHAIGEVWAEFLFVLSERFVETYGFGPTLFPPTNTSEPNDYYTSTFEESVDAAGRPRPLVPKHGNTLALQLIVDGMKLQPCRPSFFDARDAIIQADQILTGGENACLIWEAFAERGLGQDATVVGQTPWGGGVRTDGHKVPKNICGSKKA; translated from the exons ATGCGCTCCTCCGCGCTCATTGccctccttcctctcctcgCCACTCTGACTGCTGCTCGTCCCCATCATCATGAGCACAAGCACAGTGCATCCAGGACTCGCAAGTCATTGTCTTTTGGACCTGTTCATTCTCATGCCTCCTTTGAGGTTCTTACTGAAGCTGCTCCTGTCATCGAGTCACGTCAACTCAAAGACGAACCTATGGATGTCATACGAGTCGCTCAGACCTTCCTCCGATCTCAGCTGGGTACCCAGGAGGGCGAAGGATTTTACATTCGAGACGAC GGCTATACCGACTCTCGAACCGGCGTGACCCACATCTTTGCTCGTCAACTCCTCAATGGTCTTGAAGTGTCCGATGGTGACATCAACCTCAACATTGACCGCGATGGTCGGATCATGTCCTTTGGTAATTCTTTCCACCCCGGATCAGCCCCTGACCTTTCCGCCGtccattcttcttcttcggGCGAAACCGAAAGGGTCTGCGCGACCCTTCGTCAACAGCTTGACGAGTACAAGGCCCACTTGGCTGAACTAAAGGGTGAGACCGGTGTCTGGGGGCTTGTCAAGTCTGCCGCAGAAGTTGTCCTTGGTTCTTCCATGCCGCAGGGTGAGGTTGACCACCACGAGATCAAGAAGACTATTAAGTCCATGAGCCTTATTGAAAACCATTTGCAAGCCGTGTGCCATCGACCCACTGCCAGTACCCAATCTATGCTCTCGCCAGTAGATGCCGTTgtttctcttcttccccgTCTCTCTCCCAATGATGATCTCGAGGACATTTCACCTCTTGAATTAACCTCTACTCCCCACCACACTCTCAAGCCCAAGCCCGCCTTTGCCGAACCTCCTACTGAGGTCATTTCCGGCGCTGCTCTTTCCAAGGCTGGCGTTGTATCTGATGTTCCTGCTCGGCTCATGTATACCCAGGTCTCCGAGGGTGCTCCTCGCCTTGTCTGGAAATGTGAGGTTGAGATGAAGGACAGTTGGTACGAGGCTTATGTTGATGTCTTCTCCGGCGAGCTCATACGAGTGGTTGACTGGGCGAGTGACTATGACATTGACGAACTCATAAAGAAAATTGAGATGACGAACGGTGGCAAGCAGAAACCTTTGCCCGGTCCACCGGAGAACGCTAAGCCCTACTCTTACCTGGTCTTCCCCTGGG GTGTCAATGACCCTCTTTGCGGCAACTTGTCTGTGGAGACAGAACCCTGGGACACAGTTGCCTCTCCTCTTGGGTGGCACATGTTCCCCAACTCGGCTAACCCCTGGGATGTCACGATTCCTGGCCAGCATACGAATCACACCCACACAGTCTTCAATACTACCGCTGGTAACAACGCTATTGCTCAAGAAAACTGGGAAGGCCGCAATAACTTCTTGCTCAATTACCGACCTATGAATGATTCTCACATGTTTATGCACGAGTATGGAGAGCCGGAAGGCCTCGCTCCGAAGGAGTACGTCGATATGATTATCACTCAGCTCTTTTACACAGCGAATATGTACCACGATCTTCTCTACCGCCTCGGTTTTAATGAGGTCTCTGGTAACTTCCAGGCTTACAATTTTGGGCTCGGTGGCAAGGGTGGAGACCCTGTCGTCTGTAACGCTCAGGACGGAAGCGGTTACAACAATGCCAACTTCTTGACTCCCCCTGATGGTCAAGCCCCTAGGATGAGGATGTACATTTGGGACACTGCTACTCCTTACCGCGATGGTGACCTCGAGGCTGGTATTGTCATTCACGAGTACAG CCACGGTCTCTCAACTCGCCTTACTGGTGGCCCAGCCAATTCTGGGTGTCTCGGATACGGTGAGGCTGGTGGTATGGGAGAAGGATGGGGTGATGCTATTGCAACCCTTGTTAGGCAGGTTGAGGAGCACAGGAATTTCGA GAACGGCACCGACGTCTTCCCTATGGGTTCTTGGGCTGCCAACACCCCAAAAGGTATTCGGAACTACCTGTACACCACCGACCCTACCGTAAATCCCTCCACTTACAAGACCTTGGATAAGCCTG GTTACTGGGGTGTCCACGCCATTGGTGAGGTCTGGGCCGAGttcctcttcgtcttgTCTGAGCGTTTTGTTGAAACGTACGGATTTGGCCCTACTCTTTTCCCTCCTACCAATACTTCCGAGCCCAACGACTACTACACCAGTACTTTCGAAGAGTCAGTCGATGCGGCTGGTCGACCCCGTCCTCTTGTCCCGAAGCACGGTAATACTCTAGCCCTTCAGTTGATCGTTGACGGCATGAAGCTTCAGCCCTGCAGGCCATCGTTCTTCGATGCCCGTGATGCGATCATTCAGGCCGACCAGATCTTGACTGGCGGTGAGAATGCTTGTTTGATCTGGGAGGCCTTTGCCGAACGCGGTTTGGGTCAGGACGCGACTGTTGTTGGCCAAACTCCTTGGGGTGGCGGTGTTAGGACCGACGGCCACAAGGTCCCGAAGAATATCTGCGGGTCCAAGAAGGCTTAG
- a CDS encoding uncharacterized protein (Similar to SGTC gene model, INSD accession EAL18542.1) yields the protein MGSLPASLEHSLPPLKPESLQCIYRLLSYSPPEIKRRLPLRRCAAVAVMRAGNMRTFAHDTALPGGKYELGDIDPEGTARREAYEEIGLPIDRNKVRKLCILDPFLTGNSLIVTPVILLITDYTLTPLLNPAEVSLLFSMPLAAFLHSRPSKIPSFQYSIFHRLALIPPGTIESIPPPPPIAYAEDEGQVSWKEGKFYGYRDVKWGEGMVRMHRFLTGRESNGVKPVYGLTAAILIKTATVAYNRCPDFAIMAPGQKSMEERIEFEIRHVQSPLRRALEAEELCDERREDKDVRAKL from the exons ATGGGTTCTCTCCCAGCTTCCTTGGAGCATTCTCTTCCACCCCTCAAACCAGAATCTCTCCA ATGCATCTACCGCTTGCTTTCCTACTCACCTCCTGAAATCAAAAGAAGATTACCACTAAGACGATGTGCTGCTGTGGCCGTGAT GAGAGCAGGCAACATGAGAACGTTCGCTCATGATACCGCCTTACCGGGTGGCAAGTATGAGCTAGGAGACATAGATCCTGAAGGCACAGCC AGAAGAGAGGCGTATGAAGAG ATTGGTCTACCTATTGATCGAAATAAAGTTCGCAAGCTCTGTATACTCGACCCCTTTCTTACCGGTAATTCCCTCATCGTCACTCC TGTTATCCTCCTGATTACGGATTATACCTTGACACCACTCCTTAATCCCGCTGAAGTTTCCCTTTTGTTTTCCATGCCACTGGCCGCATTCCTACATTCTCGACCTTCCAAAATACCGTCGTTCCAGTACAGCATATTTCATCGTCTTGCTTTAATACCTCCGGGAACAATCGAGTCCATTCCACCACCTCCGCCGATTGCGTACGCGGAAGATGAAGGTCAAGTTAGctggaaggaagggaaatTCTATGGATATCGAGACGTCAAATGGGGTGAGGGGATGGTGCGAATGCATAGATTCCTGACTGGAAGGGAATCAAATGGAGTAAAGCCGGTATATGGACTCACAGC GGCTATACTTATCAAGACGGCAACAGTGGCCTATAATCGTTGTCCAGACTTCGCTATAATGGCTCCTGGACAGAAAAGTATGGAAGAACGAATAGAGTTTGAGATACGACATGTTCAGAGTCCTCTACGTAGAGCGCTCGAGGCGGAAGAGTTATGTGATGAACGGCGGGAAGACAAGGACGTGAGGGCAAAGCTTTGA
- a CDS encoding L-ornithine transporter, putative (Similar to TIGR gene model, INSD accession AAW45824.1), protein MVAKLFEHPFDLVKVRLQSQPTDQALKFTGPLDCFKQTYAKEGWRGLYRGISAPIVGAACENATLFLAYNKCKEGIYILRSDENENGKDKEFSMKETALAAAGAGCIASFILTPIELIKCRMQVQMLAREGAFGAAPVAVPAPGIHPFATTPNPSVPHIAPQIRAAAPLGPIALIVDTVRQSGIRGLWLGQTGTLLRETGGSAAWFGSYEWAARWFMARHQATIGRERKATKADLTAVELMASGALAGVSYNVVLFPADSVKSSMQTSAELNPDKPPPGFWPTAKKIWKSRGVRGMYAGCGLTVLRSAPSSAMIFYIYTRLESEFGGFLNETTA, encoded by the exons ATGGTTGCAAAGCTTTTCGAGCACCCCTTTGACTTGG TGAAAGTCCGACTTCAGTCTCAGCCCACGGATCAAGCGCTCAAATTTACCGGCCCATTGGATTGTTTCAAGCAGACGTACGCAAAAGAAGGATGGCGAGGTCTCTATAGG GGTATTTCCGCGCCCATAGTGGGTGCTGCTTGCGAGAACGCCACCCTGTTCTTGGCTTATAACAAGTGTAAAGAGGGGATATATATTTTACGGTCTGATGAGAATGAGAATGGAAAGGACAAAGAATTCAGCATGAAGGAAACTGCCTTGGCCGCTGCTGGAGCAGGATGTATCGCGAGTTTCATCTT AACACCCATTGAGCTCATCAAGTGTCGGATGCAAGTGCAAATGCTTGCACGCGAAGGCGCTTTTGGTGCAGCACCCGTTGCTGTCCCTGCTCCTGGAATTCACCCCTTTGCCACAACTCCCAATCCTTCTGTTCCCCATATAGCCCCTCAAATACGAGCAGCAGCACCCCTTGGTCCCATCGCCCTCATCGTCGACACCGTTCGTCAATCAGGCATCCGAGGCCTATGGCTTGGTCAAACAGGCACGCTTTTACGAGAGACGGGTGGCTCGGCTGCGTGGTTCGGCTCTTATGAATGGGCTGCTCGGTGGTTCATGGCTCGACACCAAGCCACCATCGGACGCGAGCGAAAAGCTACCAAGGCCGATCTGACAGCTGTGGAGCTTATGGCTTCTGGTGCCCTTGCAGGCGTGTCTTACAATGTCGTGCTCTTCCCTGCAGACAGCGTCAAGTCATCGATGCAAACATCTGCAGAGCTTAACCCGGACAAGCCTCCGCCTGGGTTTTGGCCCACAGCCAAGAAGATTTGGAAGTCCAGAGGAGTTAGGGGGATGTACGCTGGGTGTGGTCTGACAGTATTAAGATCTGCGCCTAGCTCGGCCATGATCTTCTACATTTACACACGGTTGGAGAGCGAATTTGGTGGATTTTTAAATGAAACGACTGCATAG